The genomic window CGTCGTGTACGGCTCCGCCACCCAGTACACCACCACCCAGGCGCAGATTCAGGAGCAGTACGCCGCCGCCCATCAGGCCGCCGACGCCCTCATTGCCGCACGTACCACGGCGCGCCCACAGGGCCCGTACTCAGGGCGCTTCCAGCTGATCGACCAGAAAACCGGCAAGCCCATCGCCGGGCGCAAGGTCAAGGTCTGGACCGACGACGGCTGGAGCGCCATCGAAACCACCGACGCAGAGGGCCAGACCGCCTGGGTCGATCGCGACACCCCGCAGCCCATCTACCTCGACCTCGTTTATGGAGATGAAGCATGAGCGATCAGCCAAGCCTCGGTCAGGGCAACCTGGAGTCGGGCGGGGTGAAAACTCCCATCCGAACCGGCCAACCCGAACTCGACCCGCAGGACAAAAAGGTGCTCTGCTCCGCCGTCTGCTATTGCAGCAGCACCCCCAATATCAGCCAGGACGGCAGGAACCTCAAACAAGCCTGCGTGGCCCAGCGGCTGGGGGAGTTGGATGAGATCCTTCAAAAGCGCAGCCCCTACAAACCCGAAGTCAGCTACGACATGACCAAGAACCCACCACAACCCATGCTGGACAGTCAGACCGGCAGCAGCCCCCATGGCTGGATACCGGGGTGGATCAGGAAGTACTGGGATGAAGACCCGGAGCATCCGCCGTTCAAGCCAGGAAAAGGGATGATTCGCCGCCCCGATGTAGTCATTGTCAAGGACCCGACCAAGCCGCCGACACGGGACAATATCAAGCAGGTCGTGGAGATGAAGTTTCCGCCAGATCCAGCCAGCAATGAGCAGAAGGATGCTTACGCAGAAATTACTCAGGATGATCAGAAAGTCGTTGTACTGAAAGCCACTGAATGTGATTGCAATCAACAGGAGCAGGAGACGAAGATTTCAACCAAGGAGCTTGGTTGGGCCGCGACAGTGGCAGGAGCAATTATGTTCATCATTACCCGTGGCAAAAGTCGCATCCCTCAGACCATTCCAGCCTATTGAACTCCGAGGAGCACACCATGAAACATCCATTTGATCTAGCTGCAGAGTTAACTAAACAACCTCATCTGGTAGAAATGCCCGGCAACCTGCTGATGAAAGGTGGACGAGAAGACTACGTCGGAGCCGTACTTTGTCTGCGAGGCACCCTCTATTTCAGAGATGCTCATACACAGCTCGTACGTGAAGCCTTGTGTCAGTGTTTCGATGAATTTAATAAGTTTTCAGAACCCCACCTAACTTGGTTATGGCGTGAAGAACCTCCTCAAGGAGATCCATTAGTACAATACTCCAAGGCCAACTCCCTGCGCGATATGATTTCTCAGATGGATGAAGATGACCACTTAAGCTTTTACTATATCAACGGAAAACAATCCTGTGACGCCGGCGCTTGGCTCTTCGAGATTTATGGCAAGCGTGCGTGGCAAGCTAACATGGGGAACAGCCTTAGTGTATTAGAGTTTTCCGTTCCTCTTTTGTACCAAGAACAACACCCACTGAGCTTTCTGCAGTTGTTCTTCGAGTTTTCTCGACGGCTAAAGCCAGAACAAGGATATGCCGGCCATGCCTTCAATCTTTCTGTTAACAAACGGGATGATAACGAGCCAACCGAAGCCTTCATGGCTGACCGCATGTTAGGTCTGGATGTAGGCACTGCTGCACTACTGGCTAATCGACCCCAGTTCAAATTCCCCAAAATAAAAACCGTCAGTTGGCTGACCCTGCTCGATCAGGAACGCCTCAATCTGGCTGGCGGCCTGGACGCCCTGCGCAGCCAATTGCCCCCCAGCCACTTCGCTTTCTACGACTACGGCGGCGGCGTGATCATCCAATCAGGCGCCTATCCCTATCTCGCTGGCGACACCGAAGACCCCAAGCCCGCGCCCTATGTGCTGCTGAACCATCTGCTCAAAGGCATTCGCTACGAAACCGTCGGCTCGCTGCATGGCGGCTCCCACGATGGTGAATACCGCCTGGTCGGCTGGTCCGCCGATCAGTGGCTCAAGCGGTTGGACGTGCAAGACTTCGAGATTCCGGATTATCAGCACAAACTCCTGGCTAATGAGCCGCCCCTGACAGCGGAAAACTGCCTGATGAAGGAGCGAATCCAGGGCGAACGAGGGTAGGTGGAGCTTTAAAAAGCGGCGGAGCGGGTAGCCCCGCCGTTGTGCCGGGCCTGTTGCCCGAAACGGAGTGCGCCAGGAGGCGCGAGGGAGACGGCCTGCCGGGAGCGGGTAGCTCCACCCGGGGGCTGGCGGGCCGGTGGCCGCGGTGGCGGCCTTGAAGCTGGCCGGGAGCGCCCGGTAAGGCGCTCCCGGCACGGTCGTCAGCCGATGGTCATCAGGCTGGCGTTGCCGCCGGCAGCGGCGGTGTTGACACTCAGGGCACGCTCGATCAGCAGGCGTTCCAGCGGGATGTCGGTCTCCCCGCGGTTCAGCCCGGTGACGCCGACGATGGCGCCCTTGCGCTGGCTGGCCAGTTCGCAGACCGCGCGCAGCTGGTCGGAATCGCCGTGGTGCAGGATGGCGTCGAACACCTTGTCGGTCGCGCTCCAGTCAGCGACCAGCTCGATGCGCTGGGCGACTTCCTTCGGCAGTTCCTTGACCACGGCGGCGTTGGACTCGGCCACCAGCGGACGGCTGCCCACGCTGAGCACCGCGGCCAGCTGGGCCAGCAGGTCGGCACGGTCTTCCGCCAGGCACAGCACGTGTTCGCGCGGCAGCAGCGTGTAGGTGTTGCGTTCGCCGGTCGGGCCGGTGAGCACCTGCTGGGTGAAGCTTTGAGCCAGCTCGCCGTAGCCGCTGAGCAGGCTCGCCAGGGCGGCGTCCTTCTGCCCGGCCCACTTGGCCAGGGCTTCCACGGCCTGCTGGGCGTCCTTCGGACGCGGCAGCGCCTGGGCGCCATCGCCCTTGAGCTGGTTGGCCACCGCATCCTGCGGGCGGGTCGAGAGCAGGCGGTACAGGTACAGCGGGCCACCAGCCTTCGGACCGGTGCCGGACAGGCCCTCACCGCCGAAGGGCTGCACGCCGACCACCGCGCCCACCACGTTGCGGTTGACGTAGAGGTTGCCGACATGGGCGGTGCCGACGACCTGGGCGATGGTCTCGTCGATGCGGGTGTGCACGCCCAGGGTCAGGCCGTAGCCGGATTCGTTGATCTGCGCGAGCAACTGGTCCAGGTCGGCGCGCTGGTAGCGCACCACGTGCAGCACCGGGCCGAAGATTTCGCGCTTGAGTTCGCTGAAGCTGTCCAGCTCGATCAAAGTCGGCACGACGAAGGTGCCGCGCTTGATTTCCTCGGCGTCCAGGCGGGCGCTCTGGAACACCTTGCGGCCTTTGTCGCGCATGGCCTGGATGTGCTTGTCGATGTTGGCCTTGGCTTCCTCGTCGATCACCGGACCGATGTCGGTGTGCAGGCGCTCCGGCGCGCCGACGCGGTACTCGGCCATGGCGCCCTTGAGCATCTGCACCACGCGGTCGGCGGCGTCTTCCTGCACGCACAGCACGCGCAGCGCGGAGCAGCGCTGGCCGGCGCTGTCGAAGGCGGAGTTGACCACGTCCACCACCACCTGCTCGGCCAGCGCCGAGGAGTCGACGATCATCGCGTTGAGGCCGCCGGTCTCGGCGATCAGCGGGATGGTGCGGCCCTGGGCGTCGAGGCGGCCGGCGATGTTGCGCTGGAGGATGCCGGCCACTTCGGTGGAGCCGGTGAACATCACGCCGCGCACGCGCTCATCGCCCACCAGGCGGGCGCCGACGGTCTCGCCACGGCCCGGCAGCAGTTGCACGGCGCCAGCCGGCACGCCGGCTTCCAGCAGGATGCGCACGGCCTGCGCGGCGATCAGCGGCGTCTGCTCGGCGGGCTTGGCCAGCACGGTATTGCCAGCGGCCAGGGCGGCGGCCACCTGGCCGCTGAAGATCGCCAGCGGGAAGTTCCACGGGCTGATGCACACCACCGGGCCCAGCGGGCGGTGGCTGTCGTTGGCGAAGTGGGTGCTGGCCTGGGCGCCGTAGTAGCGCAGGAAGTCCACCGCCTCGCGCACTTCGGCGATGGCGTTGGCGAAGGTCTTGCCCGACTCGCGCACCAGCACGCCCATCAGCGACTGGATCTCGGCCTCCATCAGGTCGGCAGCGCGCTGCAGGATGGCGCCGCGCTCGGCCGGCTGGGTGGACTGCCAGATCTGCGCGCTGGAGAGTGCACCGAGGATGGCGTTGTTGACGTCGGCTTCGCTGGCCTCGCGAACGTGGCCCACCACGTCACGGTGGTCGGCGGGGTTGCGCACCGGCTGCGGCTCGCCCGGCGCGGCGTCGGCCAGGCCCAGCCTCGGCTCGGCGAGGTAGGCGTGGTTGGTGCTAGACAGCAGCGCCGAGGACAGCGAGCCCAGGCGGTGCTCGTTGGCCAGGTCGATGCCGGCGGAGTTCAGCCGGGCCTCGCCATAGAGGTCACGCGGCAGCGGGATGCGCGGGTGCGGCAGGCCCAGGGTGCCTTCCTGCGCGGCCATCTGCTCGACCTGCAGCACCGGGTCCAGCACCAGGTCCTGCAGGGAGATGCTGTGGTCGGCGATGCGGTTGACGAAGGAGGTGTTGGCGCCGTTTTCCAGCAGGCGGCGCACCAGGTACGCCAGCAGGGTCTCGTGGCTGCCCACCGGTGCGTAGATGCGGCACGGACGGTTGAACTTGCCGTCGGCGACCTTGCCCACCACCTGCTCGTAGAGCGGCTCGCCCATGCCGTGCAGGCACTGGAACTCGTACTGGCCGGGATAGTAGTTCTGCCCGGCCAGCTGGTAGATGGCCGACAGCGAGTGGGCGTTGTGGGTGGCGAACTGCGGGTAGATGGATTCCGGCACCGCCAGCAGCTTGCGCGCGCACGCCAGGTAGGAGACGTCGGTGTACGGCTTGCGGGTGTAGACCGGGTAGCCTTCCAGGCCGTTTACCTGGGCCAGCTTGATCTCGCTGTCCCAGTAGGCGCCCTTCACCAGGCGAATCATGAGGCGGTGACGGCTGCGCTTGGCCAGGTCGATCACGTAGTCGATCACGTACGGACAGCGCTTCTGGTAGGCCTGGATGACGAAGCCGATGCCGTTCCAGCCGGCCAGCGACGGCTCGAAGCACAGGCGCTCGAGCAGGTCGAGGGAGATTTCCAGGCGGTCGGCTTCCTCGGCGTCGATGTTGATGCCGATGTCGTAGTCGCGGGCCATCTTCACCAGGCCGAGCACGGTCGGGTACAGCTCGTCCATCACCCGGTCGTACTGGGCACGGCTGTAGCGCGGGTGCAGCGCGGAGAGCTTGATCGAGATGCCCGGGCCTTCGTAGATACCGCGGCCGTGGGAGGCCTTGCCGATGGCATGGATGGCCTGTTCGTAGGAAGCCAGGTAGCGCTTGGCGTCCTCATCGGTCAGCGCGGCTTCGCCGAGCATGTCGTAGGAGTAGCGGAAGCCCTTGGATTCCATGTTGGCCGCGTTGGCCAGGGCCTCGGCGATGGTCTCGCCGGTGACGAACTGCTCGCCCATCAGGCGCATCGCCATGTCCACGCCCTTGCGGATCAGCGGCTCGCCGGACTTGCCGATGATGCGGTTGAGCGCCGAGGACATGCCGGCCTCGGTGTGGGTCGACACCAGCTTGCCGGTGATCAGCAGGCCCCAGGAGGCCGCATTGACGAACATCGACGGGCTCTGGCCCAGGTGCTGGCTCCAGTTGCCGTTGCTGATCTTGTCGCGGATCAGCGCGTCACGGGTGGCCTTGTCCGGAATGCGCAGCAGCGCCTCGGCCAGGCACATCAGCGCCACGCCTTCCTGGGACGACAGGGAGAACTCCTGCAGCAGACCCTGCACCAGGCCCTGGCGGCCACCGGCATTCTTCTGGTTGCGCAGTTTTTCGGCGATGCCCAGGGCCATCTTGCTGGCGGCGGCGGCCTGCTCCTTCGGCAGACGGGCCAGGTCCAGCAGCATCGGCAGCGCCTCGGTTTCAGGGCGGCGGTAGGCGGCGGTGATGGCCGCGCGCAGCACCGACTGCGGCAGGATGCTTTCAGCGAAATCGAGGAAGACCTGCAGCCCTTGTTCGTTCAGCGCATCCAGCGATTCCTCGCCCGCCGCGGCAGCGAGACCGGATTGCTCGGCCGGGGTCAGCCCGCCTTCCACCTGCTCCAGGTAGGAGAAGATGGCCTGCTTGATCAGCCAGTGCGGGGTACGGTCGAGTTGCTGGGCAGCCAGCTTGAGGCGCTCGCGGGTGGCGTCGTCGAGCTTCACGCCAAGGGTGGTGGTGGCCATGGGGCTTCCTGTTGTTAGAAGGTGTGCCTGAAAAACGGCGCAAGGTTATACCGCCGAATCGCAAGGTGCAACCAGGTGCAACCCAATAAAAACAAGCGGTTGGTCGTACGCGCAAATCCGGTGCAACCGGTGACATTTCCCACACACGGCGCTACCAAACGGAGCACGGCCACGCGCTCGCCCGGCGACAAGTCGCGAGGAGCGGCCGGACGGCAGGAGGAAAGCAGTGTTCGTGCCAGGGTTGAAAAAGGTGCAACCCTTCGGTTTTGCGGGGGAAGACCGGTGCGCAGGACAACCCCGCGAAAGCCTCGCCGGGGATGGAGCCCCGTCGGCCCCGCCGACGAGGTCGCGGGCGTGGCCCGCTCCTACACGCACCGCCACCCCTGTAGGAGCGTGCCATGCACGCGATCGCGGACGGAGTCCGCTCCTACGCCTGGGCCGACCTGTAGGAGCGAGCTTGCTCGCGAACCCGCACAACGCCGGCCCTGCCGGCGGATCGCGGGCGTGGCCCGCTCCTACACGAACCGCCCCCCTGTAGGAGCGTGCCATGCACGCGATCGCGGACGAAGTCCGCCCCTATGCCAAGGCTGGCCAGTAGGAGCGAGCTTGCTCGCGAACCCGCACAACGCCGGCCCTGCCGGCGGGTCGCGGGCGTGGCCCGCTCCTACACAAGCGCCAGCCCACCTGTAGGAGCGTGCCATGCACGCGATCGCGGACGAAGCCCGCTCCAACGCCGACTGTAGGAGCGAGCTTGCTCGCGAACCCTGCGGCGCGCGCCTTTTTCCTGATTGCACCGGAACCAGCGGATTCCGCCGCGAGGCATTTCGCGGGCGTGGCCCGCTCCTACAGGGTGGCGTCTCCCGCCGGGCGCAGGATCAGGCAGCCCAGGGGCGGCAGGTCCAGCGCGAGGGATTGGGTCTGCCCGTGGGATTCATGCGGGTCGCTCTCCAGGGTTCCGCGGCTACCGGCGCCGGAGCCGCCGAAGGCGTCGGCGTCGCTGTTCAACAGCACCTCCCAGTGCCCGGCCAGGGGGACGCCGACACGGTAGTGCGGGCGTGGCACCGGGGTGAAGTTGTGCACCACCAGCAGCGGCGCGCCGTCGCCAGCCAGGCGCAGCCAGGCGAACACGCTGTTGAGCGAGTCGTCGCCGATCAGCCAGTGGAAGCCCTCGGCGCGGTCGTCGAAGGCATGCAGCGCCGGCTCCTCGCGCAGCAGGCGGTTGAGTTCGCGGACCAGCGCCTGGGTGCCGAAGTGCTCTGCATAGCGCAACAGGTACCAGTCCAGCTGGCCGTCATGGTCCCACTCCCGCCACTGGCCGAACTCGCAGCCCATGAACAGCAGCTTCTTGCCCGGGTGCGTCCACATCATCGAGAGGAACAGCCGCAGGTTGGCGAATTGCTGCCAGCGGTCGCCCGGCATCTTGCCCAGCAGCGAGCCCTTGCCATGCACCACTTCGTCGTGGGAGATGGGCAGGATGAAGTGCTCGCTGAAGGCGTAGAGCAGGCCGAAGGTCAGCTTGTGGTGGTGGTAGCCGCGGTTGATCGGGTCCTCGTGGATGTACGAGAGGCTGTCGTGCATCCAGCCCATGTTCCACTTGTAGGCGAAGCCCAGGCCGCCCTCTTCCGTCGGCCGGCTGACGCCCGGCCAGGCGGTGGATTCCTCGGCGATGACCAGCGCGCCCGGCGCTTCGGTGTGGACGACGGCGTTGAGGTGGCTGAGGAATTCGATGGCTTCGAGGTTCTCCCGGCCACCGTGGCGGTTGGGGATCCACTCGCCCTCCTTGCGCGAATAGTCGCGGTAGAGCATCGAGGCCACGGCATCCACGCGCAGCCCGTCGACGTGGTATTCGCGCAGCCAGTGCAGCGCCGAGGCCAGCATGAAGCCATGCACCTCGTTGCGCCCCAGGTTGTAGATGTAGGTATCCCAGTCCTGGTGGAAGCCTTCGAAGGGATGCGCGTACTCGTACAGCGAGGTGCCGTCGAAGTGCGCCAGGCCATGGGCGTCGGTGGGGAAATGCGCCGGCACCCAGTCGAGGATCACACCGATGCCGGCCTGGTGGCAGCGATCGACGAAGCGGGCGAAGTCCGCCGGGCTGCCGTAGCGTGCGGTGGGGGCGAACAGCGAGAGCGGCTGGTAGCCCCAGGAGCCGCCGAAGGGGTGCTCCATGATCGGCATCAGCTCGATATGGGTGAAGCCCAGGTCGGTGATGTAGGGGATCAACCGGTCGGCCAGCTCGTCCCAGGTGGGCGCGCGGTTGTCCACCCACTGCCAGGAGCCGGCATGCAATTCGTAGATCGACAGCGGCCGATCATGGCCCTGGCGCTCGCCGCGCTGGCGCATCCAGTCGTCATCCTGCCAGGCGAAGGGCGTCGGGTCCGGCACCCGCGAGCCGGTGGCCGGCGGCATTTCGGTGGCCAGCGCCATCGGGTCGGCCTTGAGCGGCAGCAAGCCGTCCTGCCCCAGCAGTTCGTACTTGTAGACCTCACCCGGCTGCAGGCGCGGGATGAACAGCTCCCACACCCCCGCCGGGTAACGCAGGCGCATCACGTGGCGGCGGCCGTCCCAGCCGTTGAAGTCGCCCACCACCGACACCCGCCGGGCATTGGGCGCCCACGCGGCGAAGCGCACGCCGGGCACGCCCTCGTGTTCCATCACCTGGGCGCCGAAGCACTTGCCGAGCTGGCGGTGATTGCCCTCGGCGAACAGGTAGAGATCCAGCTCGCTCAAGGACGGACCGAACGCATAGGGGTCTTCGGTGACCTGCTCGTGCTCCGGCCAGTGGATGCGCAGGCGGTATGGCGTCTTCTGCGGCAAGCGGGCGATGAACAGGCCGCTGGCGTCCACCGACTCCATGGCGGCGAGGAACTCGTCGCGGGGCGACAGCAATTCCACCGCCAGCGCGCCGGGCAGCCACACGCGCACCAGCTCGCCGTCTTCATCGCGGTGTGGGCCGAGGAAGGCGAAAGGGTCGGCGTGATCGGCACGCTGCAGGTGGTCCAGGTCGCTACGCGGGGTCATGTACGTCCTCCAATCAGATGTCGTGCCAATTCGAATAGTCCTTGCAGGGGTACTTCCAGCCAGTCCGGGCGGTGGCCGGCTTCGTAGAGCACTTCGTAGGCGGCCTTTTCCAGGCTGAACAGGGCCAGTGCCGCGCCCTCGCCTTCGCGGCCATGCCATTCATGCGGCAGGTCGACCGCCGCGGCGCGGTATGCCTCGAGGAAGGCGTCGCGGGCCTCGCGGCGGTAACGCAGGGCCAACTCGCCACGGGCCGCCTGCACCTCCGCGGGCGCCTCGGTGCCCTGGGCGCTGCGCAGGGCCATGGCGGCGGCGTAATCGAAGGAGCGCAGCACACCGGTCACGTCCTTCAGCGGGCTGTGGCGCTGGCGGCGCTCGGCCAACGGACGATTCGGCTCGCCTTCGAAGTCGATGAGGTAGGCGTCGCCCTGCACCACCAGCACCTGCCCGAGGTGCAGGTCGCCGTGGACGCGGATCATCACCCCGCCCTCGGCCAGCCGCGCCAGGTTGCCGACCGCCTGCAGCAGTTCGCCGCGTTTTTCCTGCAGCCAGTCGAGCATCACGCCACCGCGCTCATCCAGATGCTCGCGCGTGCGCTGCGCCGCTTCCAGCGCCTGCTCGAGCTGCGCGCCGATGCTGCTGGTCCAGATCGCGCTGTCGGCGGCGGCGCTGCGGTGCAGGCCGAAATCCGGCTCGTCGGTGGCCTCGGCCAGCAGTTGGTGCATCTCGCCCAGGCGCTGGCCGAACTTGCCGGCGAACAGGCGCAGCTCTGCCATCGGGTCGAATTCCGGCTCGGGCGTTTCCACGCCGGGCAGCAGGCCGTCGCGCATGGCGCGCTCCAGCTGGTTGAGCGTCCAGCTCCAGGCATCGCCCTGGTTGCTCAGGTAGCCCTGCAGCAGCATCAGGGTGTGCGGCTGGCCCTGGGCGTCGATGCGGCGCACCTCGCCCAGCAGCGGTGCGATGTTGGCGAAGCCGCGCCGGCTGAGATAGCCGCCCATTTCCGCCTCCGGATGCACGCCGGGGAAGACCCGGCGCAGCAGCTTGAGCAGCAGGCGATTGCCGATCAGCGCGGAGCTGTTCGACTGCTCGACGCCCAGCACGCGGATGTCGGCTTCGTCGTCGATGTCCGCGTGCTGCGCCAGCCCTGCTTGCGGCAGGAATTGCAGCTCGCCGGCGGGGCCCTGGAGGGTCGCCGCCTGGCGCAGCTGGTTGAGGATCAACCGGCTGAAGCGCGGCAGGCTGAAGGCATCGGTGAGCAACCCCACGCGGCGCCCCCGGCGCAGGCGCGCCAGGGCCAGTTGCTGCGGCAGGTCGTGGCCGGCGCTGGATTTCTCCGGCACCGCAGCCAGCGGCAGCTGGTAATGCTCAGCGCCCTCGCCCCCATTGACCTCGACTTCTGCCACCAGCGGCGCGGCATCGTCCTCGGTCAGCGGCATGGCATACAGCAGATGGGCGCTGCCCGCCTCCAGGCGCCCGGCGGCGAACCAGCGGCGCTTGGGCAGGTAGCGCGGCAGCGAGTCGTTCTCCAGCAGCTCGCGCGGGGCGCCATTCATGATCTCGCCCAGGCGCTGGGCCAGCACCAGGGTCGGCAGTTCGGGCATGCGCTCCACCGGCTTAACGTGCCAGGCCGGCATCTGCTGGCTGTCGGCCAGGTAGAACCAGTAGAAGCCATAGGGCGGCAGGGTCAGCAGATAGGTCATGCGGCCGATGGGCGGGAAGGACGAGCCACCGAGCATCTCCACCGGCACCCGGC from Pseudomonas sp. GCEP-101 includes these protein-coding regions:
- a CDS encoding PAAR domain-containing protein, with product MRALACLGDQTTYGKIISATSTWLEGNKPIAQKGDLAWCGKCNGAFPIIGTADDWFEAQPYVATGDQVACSCPNHVVYGSATQYTTTQAQIQEQYAAAHQAADALIAARTTARPQGPYSGRFQLIDQKTGKPIAGRKVKVWTDDGWSAIETTDAEGQTAWVDRDTPQPIYLDLVYGDEA
- a CDS encoding VRR-NUC domain-containing protein, yielding MSDQPSLGQGNLESGGVKTPIRTGQPELDPQDKKVLCSAVCYCSSTPNISQDGRNLKQACVAQRLGELDEILQKRSPYKPEVSYDMTKNPPQPMLDSQTGSSPHGWIPGWIRKYWDEDPEHPPFKPGKGMIRRPDVVIVKDPTKPPTRDNIKQVVEMKFPPDPASNEQKDAYAEITQDDQKVVVLKATECDCNQQEQETKISTKELGWAATVAGAIMFIITRGKSRIPQTIPAY
- a CDS encoding DUF3396 domain-containing protein — encoded protein: MKHPFDLAAELTKQPHLVEMPGNLLMKGGREDYVGAVLCLRGTLYFRDAHTQLVREALCQCFDEFNKFSEPHLTWLWREEPPQGDPLVQYSKANSLRDMISQMDEDDHLSFYYINGKQSCDAGAWLFEIYGKRAWQANMGNSLSVLEFSVPLLYQEQHPLSFLQLFFEFSRRLKPEQGYAGHAFNLSVNKRDDNEPTEAFMADRMLGLDVGTAALLANRPQFKFPKIKTVSWLTLLDQERLNLAGGLDALRSQLPPSHFAFYDYGGGVIIQSGAYPYLAGDTEDPKPAPYVLLNHLLKGIRYETVGSLHGGSHDGEYRLVGWSADQWLKRLDVQDFEIPDYQHKLLANEPPLTAENCLMKERIQGERG
- the putA gene encoding trifunctional transcriptional regulator/proline dehydrogenase/L-glutamate gamma-semialdehyde dehydrogenase, with protein sequence MATTTLGVKLDDATRERLKLAAQQLDRTPHWLIKQAIFSYLEQVEGGLTPAEQSGLAAAAGEESLDALNEQGLQVFLDFAESILPQSVLRAAITAAYRRPETEALPMLLDLARLPKEQAAAASKMALGIAEKLRNQKNAGGRQGLVQGLLQEFSLSSQEGVALMCLAEALLRIPDKATRDALIRDKISNGNWSQHLGQSPSMFVNAASWGLLITGKLVSTHTEAGMSSALNRIIGKSGEPLIRKGVDMAMRLMGEQFVTGETIAEALANAANMESKGFRYSYDMLGEAALTDEDAKRYLASYEQAIHAIGKASHGRGIYEGPGISIKLSALHPRYSRAQYDRVMDELYPTVLGLVKMARDYDIGINIDAEEADRLEISLDLLERLCFEPSLAGWNGIGFVIQAYQKRCPYVIDYVIDLAKRSRHRLMIRLVKGAYWDSEIKLAQVNGLEGYPVYTRKPYTDVSYLACARKLLAVPESIYPQFATHNAHSLSAIYQLAGQNYYPGQYEFQCLHGMGEPLYEQVVGKVADGKFNRPCRIYAPVGSHETLLAYLVRRLLENGANTSFVNRIADHSISLQDLVLDPVLQVEQMAAQEGTLGLPHPRIPLPRDLYGEARLNSAGIDLANEHRLGSLSSALLSSTNHAYLAEPRLGLADAAPGEPQPVRNPADHRDVVGHVREASEADVNNAILGALSSAQIWQSTQPAERGAILQRAADLMEAEIQSLMGVLVRESGKTFANAIAEVREAVDFLRYYGAQASTHFANDSHRPLGPVVCISPWNFPLAIFSGQVAAALAAGNTVLAKPAEQTPLIAAQAVRILLEAGVPAGAVQLLPGRGETVGARLVGDERVRGVMFTGSTEVAGILQRNIAGRLDAQGRTIPLIAETGGLNAMIVDSSALAEQVVVDVVNSAFDSAGQRCSALRVLCVQEDAADRVVQMLKGAMAEYRVGAPERLHTDIGPVIDEEAKANIDKHIQAMRDKGRKVFQSARLDAEEIKRGTFVVPTLIELDSFSELKREIFGPVLHVVRYQRADLDQLLAQINESGYGLTLGVHTRIDETIAQVVGTAHVGNLYVNRNVVGAVVGVQPFGGEGLSGTGPKAGGPLYLYRLLSTRPQDAVANQLKGDGAQALPRPKDAQQAVEALAKWAGQKDAALASLLSGYGELAQSFTQQVLTGPTGERNTYTLLPREHVLCLAEDRADLLAQLAAVLSVGSRPLVAESNAAVVKELPKEVAQRIELVADWSATDKVFDAILHHGDSDQLRAVCELASQRKGAIVGVTGLNRGETDIPLERLLIERALSVNTAAAGGNASLMTIG
- the glgB gene encoding 1,4-alpha-glucan branching protein GlgB, with the protein product MTPRSDLDHLQRADHADPFAFLGPHRDEDGELVRVWLPGALAVELLSPRDEFLAAMESVDASGLFIARLPQKTPYRLRIHWPEHEQVTEDPYAFGPSLSELDLYLFAEGNHRQLGKCFGAQVMEHEGVPGVRFAAWAPNARRVSVVGDFNGWDGRRHVMRLRYPAGVWELFIPRLQPGEVYKYELLGQDGLLPLKADPMALATEMPPATGSRVPDPTPFAWQDDDWMRQRGERQGHDRPLSIYELHAGSWQWVDNRAPTWDELADRLIPYITDLGFTHIELMPIMEHPFGGSWGYQPLSLFAPTARYGSPADFARFVDRCHQAGIGVILDWVPAHFPTDAHGLAHFDGTSLYEYAHPFEGFHQDWDTYIYNLGRNEVHGFMLASALHWLREYHVDGLRVDAVASMLYRDYSRKEGEWIPNRHGGRENLEAIEFLSHLNAVVHTEAPGALVIAEESTAWPGVSRPTEEGGLGFAYKWNMGWMHDSLSYIHEDPINRGYHHHKLTFGLLYAFSEHFILPISHDEVVHGKGSLLGKMPGDRWQQFANLRLFLSMMWTHPGKKLLFMGCEFGQWREWDHDGQLDWYLLRYAEHFGTQALVRELNRLLREEPALHAFDDRAEGFHWLIGDDSLNSVFAWLRLAGDGAPLLVVHNFTPVPRPHYRVGVPLAGHWEVLLNSDADAFGGSGAGSRGTLESDPHESHGQTQSLALDLPPLGCLILRPAGDATL
- the treS gene encoding maltose alpha-D-glucosyltransferase, which codes for MAKRKTRPFLDDPLWYKDAVIYQLHVKSFFDANNDGIGDFRGLIEKLDYIAELGVNTLWLLPFYPSPRRDDGYDIAMYKGVHPDYGTLADARRFIDAAHERGLRVITELVINHTSDQHPWFQRARRAKKGSQARNWYVWSDDDSKYDQTRIIFIDSEQSNWTWDPVAGQYFWHRFYSHQPDLNFDNPQVLRAVLGVMRYWLDLGVDGLRLDAIPYLIEREGTNNENLPETHVVLKRIRAELDAHYPDRMLLAEANQWPEDTRPYFGGTDGGPGDECHMAFHFPLMPRMYMAIAQEDRFPITDILRQTPAIPDNCQWAIFLRNHDELTLEMVTDDERDYLWNYYAADRRARINLGIRRRLAPLVERDRRRIELLNSLLLSMPGTPTLYYGDEIGMGDNIYLGDRDGVRTPMQWSMDRNGGFSRADPASLVLPPILDSLYGYQSVNVEAQARDPHSLLNWTRRMLGIRKQQKAFGRGSITMLSPPNRRILAYLRQYKPEGEDASEDTILCVANLSNAAQAVELDLAAFDGRVPVEMLGGSSFPPIGRMTYLLTLPPYGFYWFYLADSQQMPAWHVKPVERMPELPTLVLAQRLGEIMNGAPRELLENDSLPRYLPKRRWFAAGRLEAGSAHLLYAMPLTEDDAAPLVAEVEVNGGEGAEHYQLPLAAVPEKSSAGHDLPQQLALARLRRGRRVGLLTDAFSLPRFSRLILNQLRQAATLQGPAGELQFLPQAGLAQHADIDDEADIRVLGVEQSNSSALIGNRLLLKLLRRVFPGVHPEAEMGGYLSRRGFANIAPLLGEVRRIDAQGQPHTLMLLQGYLSNQGDAWSWTLNQLERAMRDGLLPGVETPEPEFDPMAELRLFAGKFGQRLGEMHQLLAEATDEPDFGLHRSAAADSAIWTSSIGAQLEQALEAAQRTREHLDERGGVMLDWLQEKRGELLQAVGNLARLAEGGVMIRVHGDLHLGQVLVVQGDAYLIDFEGEPNRPLAERRQRHSPLKDVTGVLRSFDYAAAMALRSAQGTEAPAEVQAARGELALRYRREARDAFLEAYRAAAVDLPHEWHGREGEGAALALFSLEKAAYEVLYEAGHRPDWLEVPLQGLFELARHLIGGRT